The Sedimentisphaera salicampi genome includes a region encoding these proteins:
- the trmD gene encoding tRNA (guanosine(37)-N1)-methyltransferase TrmD gives MRFDILTLFPEMFASPMGSSILKRGQETGAFEIALSNIRDFTDNPHRKVDDKPYGGGPGMVMMCEPVFRCFEHVAEQGPKPGRVLLMTPQGRQYDQKMAEELSREERVVIIAGRYEGFDERIRDGLGAEQVSIGDYVLTGGELPAMVVVDSVARLLEGVLGDEDSAKDESFSNGLLEYPHYTRPENYRGMTVPEVLLSGHHKNIEEWRREKSLERTKAVRPDLFEKYKDNSKYQENNREN, from the coding sequence ATGAGATTTGATATTCTTACTCTTTTCCCCGAGATGTTTGCCTCACCAATGGGCAGCTCGATTCTCAAACGCGGCCAGGAAACCGGGGCGTTTGAGATAGCTCTTTCAAATATTAGAGACTTTACAGACAACCCTCACCGCAAGGTGGACGACAAGCCGTACGGCGGAGGTCCTGGGATGGTGATGATGTGTGAGCCGGTTTTCCGGTGCTTCGAGCACGTTGCCGAGCAGGGGCCAAAGCCAGGGAGAGTGCTGCTGATGACCCCTCAGGGCAGGCAGTATGACCAGAAGATGGCAGAAGAACTCAGCAGAGAAGAGAGGGTTGTGATAATAGCCGGAAGATATGAAGGCTTTGATGAACGAATCCGCGATGGGCTCGGCGCTGAGCAGGTGTCTATCGGAGATTATGTGCTCACAGGCGGCGAACTGCCTGCAATGGTGGTTGTGGACTCAGTGGCAAGGCTGCTGGAAGGCGTGCTGGGAGATGAAGATTCTGCAAAAGATGAATCATTCTCCAACGGCCTGCTTGAATATCCGCACTACACAAGGCCGGAGAACTACCGGGGGATGACTGTTCCGGAGGTGCTCTTAAGCGGACATCACAAGAATATCGAAGAATGGCGGCGTGAAAAATCGCTTGAACGGACAAAGGCTGTAAGGCCGGATTTGTTTGAGAAATACAAAGATAACAGTAAATATCAGGAGAATAATCGTGAAAACTGA
- a CDS encoding YraN family protein codes for MRPFFYLLFRFMQGFAHIFFRRKLLKNSSALGSWGEKFAAGILKRKGHRLICSNYRKGRYEIDLISSDKEGRIVFTEVKTRRKEGLKPTERAVDKDKKKFLKQAAKAFLRENGLRERKFQFDIITIILPPKGRPETKHIQKAFR; via the coding sequence ATGCGGCCGTTTTTTTATCTTCTCTTCAGATTTATGCAAGGCTTTGCTCATATATTCTTTAGAAGGAAACTGCTCAAAAACAGCTCCGCACTAGGGAGCTGGGGGGAGAAATTTGCAGCGGGAATACTGAAGAGAAAAGGCCACCGCCTGATATGCTCAAACTACCGCAAGGGCAGATACGAAATAGACCTGATCAGCTCTGATAAAGAGGGGAGAATTGTTTTTACGGAAGTAAAAACCCGCCGTAAGGAAGGGCTCAAACCCACAGAGCGGGCTGTAGATAAGGACAAAAAGAAATTCCTTAAACAGGCAGCAAAGGCATTCCTCAGGGAAAATGGGCTTCGTGAAAGAAAATTTCAGTTTGATATTATCACAATCATACTGCCTCCTAAAGGACGCCCTGAAACCAAACACATCCAAAAGGCCTTCCGCTGA
- a CDS encoding cobalamin B12-binding domain-containing protein, whose translation MRSKINVGSKINGELTEYVDHLVQGHTSYCQNTVSELLSKGWGVLDIFENLFYPSMVVVGERWEKNELSVAQEHIATCITETLITGLYPKIIQEKRAFSGLKAIIACIENEHHQLGTKMISYLLELWGIQAIHLGADVPRTDLMILTKTEKPDFIMFSITIYSNMPIFIETAKQLYSISPESEIIAGGQAFYNMQSRLNLPRNAKIFKTLTNLKNYIDLRLEK comes from the coding sequence ATGCGCTCAAAAATTAATGTCGGCTCTAAAATAAACGGAGAGCTTACTGAATACGTTGACCATTTGGTTCAGGGACACACCTCGTATTGCCAGAACACTGTCTCAGAGCTTCTCTCAAAGGGCTGGGGAGTTTTAGATATATTCGAAAATCTTTTTTACCCATCGATGGTTGTTGTGGGCGAGAGATGGGAAAAGAATGAGCTTTCAGTAGCTCAGGAACATATTGCAACCTGCATCACTGAAACGCTTATAACAGGCCTTTATCCAAAGATTATTCAGGAAAAAAGGGCTTTCTCAGGGCTTAAGGCCATAATAGCCTGCATAGAAAATGAACACCATCAGCTCGGAACCAAAATGATATCCTATCTGCTTGAACTTTGGGGGATTCAGGCGATTCACTTAGGAGCAGATGTTCCCAGAACAGACCTTATGATACTTACAAAGACGGAAAAACCGGATTTTATAATGTTCAGCATAACAATTTATTCAAATATGCCGATTTTTATAGAAACTGCCAAACAATTATACAGCATATCGCCTGAATCGGAAATAATAGCGGGCGGGCAGGCTTTTTATAATATGCAAAGCAGACTGAACCTTCCGAGGAATGCTAAGATATTCAAAACTCTAACTAATCTTAAAAATTACATTGATCTCAGGCTTGAAAAATAA
- a CDS encoding DUF362 domain-containing protein, with translation MKMQNRREFVWNAARAGTLAALTAGAVGLYSAGDGEKGSENGFSMPDFSVEKIDGKTIASVSGSSRPELARKAVAMLGGMERFIEKGDVVALKPNVAFASPESLGATTSPDLVYELSKMCFEAGAKEVLVFDNPINSPQSCFMISGISKAAERAGAKVLIPSDSMFSKYTLSGGGLIVDWPLFNDPLKRADKLIGVAPVKDHHRSGASMTMKNWYGLLGGRRNIFHQDINGIIKELAVMVKPSLVVLDGVVTMMRNGPTGGSLSDLKDTNTLIASTDMLAADTLGVSLLEREPGSLPYLALAQEAGVGTMDLNKAGLMEAKL, from the coding sequence ATGAAAATGCAGAATAGAAGGGAGTTTGTTTGGAATGCTGCAAGGGCCGGAACTTTGGCCGCCCTTACCGCAGGAGCTGTAGGGCTCTATTCGGCAGGGGATGGTGAAAAGGGCTCAGAGAACGGTTTTTCAATGCCGGATTTTTCTGTTGAAAAAATCGACGGCAAAACCATTGCCTCAGTTTCGGGTTCTTCAAGGCCTGAGCTGGCCAGAAAAGCCGTGGCTATGCTTGGCGGGATGGAAAGATTTATAGAAAAGGGCGATGTGGTTGCGCTGAAGCCAAACGTGGCATTCGCATCTCCGGAATCGCTCGGAGCAACAACAAGCCCAGATCTGGTTTACGAGCTCTCTAAGATGTGTTTCGAGGCAGGAGCTAAAGAAGTACTGGTGTTCGATAATCCAATCAACAGCCCCCAGAGCTGCTTTATGATAAGCGGCATAAGCAAGGCAGCCGAAAGGGCGGGGGCAAAAGTTTTGATTCCTTCTGATTCGATGTTTTCAAAATACACGCTTTCCGGAGGCGGGCTTATAGTGGATTGGCCGCTGTTTAACGATCCGCTGAAAAGGGCGGATAAGCTGATTGGTGTTGCTCCTGTGAAAGATCATCATCGAAGCGGGGCATCAATGACAATGAAAAACTGGTACGGCCTTCTCGGAGGCCGAAGAAACATATTTCATCAGGATATAAACGGAATTATCAAAGAGCTTGCTGTTATGGTAAAGCCCAGTCTCGTGGTTTTGGATGGTGTGGTAACTATGATGAGAAACGGCCCTACAGGCGGAAGCCTTTCAGACCTCAAAGACACAAACACACTCATAGCAAGCACTGATATGCTCGCCGCAGATACACTCGGCGTTTCGCTCCTTGAAAGGGAGCCTGGTTCCCTGCCTTATCTTGCGTTGGCTCAGGAGGCAGGCGTTGGTACTATGGATTTGAATAAAGCTGGCCTTATGGAGGCGAAGTTATGA
- the rplS gene encoding 50S ribosomal protein L19, translated as MKTELLNAVESASLKKNVPYFEIGDTVEVHCRIQEGNKTRVQVFSGVVIARKGSGINESFTVRRMIADQGVERVFPLHSPNVVDVVPIRSAKVRRAKLYFLRQRAGKAVRLKQRHSKHTAVRKTK; from the coding sequence GTGAAAACTGAATTATTAAATGCTGTAGAATCAGCGAGCCTTAAGAAAAATGTGCCCTATTTCGAAATAGGAGATACTGTTGAGGTTCACTGCAGAATACAAGAAGGAAACAAGACAAGGGTGCAGGTTTTCAGCGGCGTAGTGATTGCAAGGAAAGGCAGCGGGATAAACGAAAGCTTCACCGTTCGCCGAATGATTGCAGATCAGGGTGTTGAACGTGTATTCCCGCTTCATTCGCCGAATGTGGTGGATGTTGTGCCGATAAGAAGCGCCAAAGTGAGAAGGGCAAAGCTGTACTTCCTCCGCCAAAGAGCGGGCAAGGCTGTACGCCTCAAACAGAGGCACTCAAAGCACACCGCAGTAAGGAAAACAAAATAA
- a CDS encoding 4Fe-4S binding protein, giving the protein MKITTARKVSQAVFLLLFIWLSITIQLGTAFYEIRGWPVNLFLGADPLAAVSTALASGSLHAGLITGGVILIATVFLGRFFCGWICPFGAFHQLVSWLSWRGRKSSELLKANEYSKFQSVKYYVLLIFLGAAVTGLSSTLLTGLLDPIPLFHRSVNIAVMPIADYIGSGDFTRHYEFGLGIFAVFAAFTLLNIIRPRFFCKFVCPLGALLGIFSRFSMFRVAKVQDECRMCGLCNKTCHGSATPKTSTKLSECMLCFNCREVCPDEVVGYLPAGECKAESKPDISRRGVLISLAAGGAGSYVVKAADKSSGSNWDSSNIRPPGSLKEEDFLQRCIKCGQCIRVCPSNVLQPAPISKGLEVMWTPVLNNRIGTSGCQQNCTSCGAVCPTGAIKHLTLDEKHGTGEFADKGPVKLGTAFVDRSRCLPWAMNKPCIVCQENCPVSPKAIYTIDVYERVRNYSYEIDGVDISEGESSLQVVSDISPAYATGDYYISAGGEEFRIKTINGKNVIVDGEVTKAGSGDKIEVLAHLQRPAVEIDRCIGCGICEHECPVSGKRAIRVTAEGESRDPESRLVLGS; this is encoded by the coding sequence ATGAAGATCACAACCGCAAGGAAGGTGAGTCAGGCAGTATTTCTTCTGCTTTTTATATGGCTCTCGATTACTATTCAGCTTGGAACAGCCTTCTATGAAATCAGGGGCTGGCCGGTAAATCTTTTCCTCGGGGCAGACCCGCTTGCCGCCGTTAGTACGGCTTTGGCCTCAGGCAGCCTTCATGCCGGCCTTATAACAGGGGGAGTGATACTTATTGCCACTGTTTTTCTCGGTCGTTTTTTCTGCGGCTGGATTTGCCCTTTCGGGGCGTTCCATCAGCTGGTAAGCTGGCTCTCATGGCGCGGACGCAAGAGCTCAGAGCTGCTCAAGGCAAATGAGTACAGCAAGTTTCAGTCTGTTAAGTATTACGTATTGCTGATTTTTCTCGGCGCTGCGGTTACAGGGCTTTCGAGCACACTTCTGACGGGGCTTTTAGACCCGATCCCGCTTTTCCACAGGTCTGTAAATATCGCTGTTATGCCGATTGCAGATTATATCGGCTCAGGCGATTTCACCCGGCATTATGAATTTGGCCTCGGAATATTCGCTGTTTTCGCCGCATTTACGCTTTTGAATATTATACGTCCGCGGTTTTTCTGCAAATTTGTATGTCCGCTGGGAGCATTGCTTGGAATCTTCAGCAGATTCAGTATGTTCAGGGTGGCAAAGGTGCAGGATGAATGCAGGATGTGCGGCCTGTGCAATAAAACCTGTCACGGCTCTGCAACCCCCAAAACTTCTACAAAGCTGAGCGAATGTATGCTTTGCTTCAATTGCCGTGAGGTCTGCCCGGATGAGGTGGTAGGTTATCTGCCCGCAGGAGAGTGCAAGGCCGAATCCAAGCCTGATATCTCACGCCGCGGAGTGCTTATATCGCTTGCCGCAGGCGGGGCAGGTTCTTACGTAGTTAAAGCGGCCGATAAATCCAGCGGCAGCAACTGGGACAGCTCCAACATACGCCCGCCAGGATCGCTCAAAGAAGAGGACTTCCTTCAGAGATGTATAAAATGCGGGCAGTGCATAAGGGTATGCCCCTCGAACGTCCTTCAGCCCGCTCCGATATCCAAAGGGCTTGAGGTGATGTGGACGCCCGTATTGAACAACAGAATTGGCACAAGCGGCTGCCAGCAGAACTGCACAAGCTGCGGAGCGGTTTGCCCAACAGGGGCCATAAAACACCTCACCCTCGACGAAAAACACGGAACAGGCGAGTTTGCAGATAAGGGGCCGGTAAAACTGGGCACAGCCTTTGTGGACCGTTCACGCTGTCTTCCTTGGGCTATGAACAAGCCGTGCATTGTTTGTCAGGAGAATTGCCCTGTGAGCCCGAAGGCCATTTATACTATCGATGTTTACGAACGCGTGAGGAATTATTCATATGAGATTGATGGCGTGGATATTTCTGAGGGTGAGAGCTCTTTGCAGGTGGTTTCAGATATAAGCCCCGCTTATGCAACAGGCGATTACTACATATCCGCTGGTGGAGAAGAATTCAGGATCAAAACCATTAACGGCAAAAATGTAATAGTTGATGGAGAGGTTACCAAAGCCGGTTCGGGCGATAAAATTGAGGTTTTAGCTCATCTCCAGAGACCCGCAGTTGAGATAGACAGATGCATTGGCTGCGGTATCTGCGAACATGAGTGCCCGGTAAGCGGTAAAAGAGCAATAAGGGTAACCGCTGAAGGCGAATCCAGAGACCCAGAAAGCCGACTTGTCTTAGGCTCGTAG
- a CDS encoding DUF6599 family protein, with protein sequence MADFKRNRKLESTMSAVCLGIIAAAVLGVLIKQNDFDMSKYGLKPSAGVSSEAQAGKEGSSAESAPGDVPEGFKIFTPEKTYNEETLYEKINGKAPLYTDAGFEELSSTRFALKANPDLWFEANIYHMAGSEAAFYVFSTQRRPEAIYKGIHNPLWEYRTENGYFAFAGSRYFEFVGSSASEELVAEMIKCGREMAGSPADDLPEAVSFLNGSDVLDHKTVKLSLDNTFGAEGLNNIMIASSEGRSLFWSKCKSSEEALELLSVYDSFLSQNGYNLAEKSEKSRTYEFFGLKEYFYVDGDVFAGVHEVENLEPAKEKLLSLVAAVKGETDENAE encoded by the coding sequence TTGGCAGATTTCAAACGTAACAGAAAACTTGAGAGCACTATGTCTGCAGTTTGTCTTGGCATTATCGCTGCAGCGGTGCTGGGGGTTTTGATTAAGCAGAATGATTTTGATATGTCCAAATACGGCTTGAAACCTTCCGCAGGAGTATCTTCAGAGGCCCAGGCGGGCAAAGAGGGTTCTTCTGCTGAATCTGCTCCAGGGGATGTCCCCGAAGGCTTCAAGATATTTACACCTGAAAAAACTTACAATGAAGAAACTCTCTACGAAAAGATCAACGGGAAGGCCCCCCTCTATACTGATGCAGGGTTCGAAGAGCTAAGCAGTACGAGGTTTGCCCTTAAGGCTAACCCGGATCTCTGGTTTGAGGCAAATATTTACCATATGGCAGGTTCCGAGGCTGCATTCTACGTCTTCAGCACTCAGCGCAGGCCGGAGGCGATATACAAGGGGATTCATAATCCGCTCTGGGAATACCGCACTGAAAACGGCTATTTCGCTTTTGCCGGCAGCAGGTATTTTGAATTTGTAGGTTCAAGCGCCTCCGAAGAGCTCGTAGCTGAGATGATTAAATGCGGGCGTGAGATGGCCGGTTCGCCAGCTGATGACCTTCCCGAAGCGGTTTCATTTCTGAACGGCAGTGATGTTCTGGATCATAAAACCGTAAAGCTCAGCCTTGATAACACCTTTGGGGCGGAAGGCCTCAATAATATAATGATTGCCTCCTCAGAAGGCCGGTCGCTTTTCTGGAGCAAATGCAAAAGCAGCGAAGAGGCGTTAGAACTGCTAAGTGTTTACGATTCTTTTCTAAGCCAAAACGGCTACAACCTTGCAGAAAAAAGCGAAAAATCAAGGACGTATGAATTTTTCGGTCTGAAAGAATACTTTTACGTTGACGGGGACGTGTTTGCAGGTGTTCATGAAGTAGAAAACTTGGAACCTGCCAAAGAAAAACTTCTCAGCTTAGTTGCTGCTGTTAAAGGAGAAACTGATGAAAATGCAGAATAG
- a CDS encoding response regulator, producing MTKILVIDDDSQILEMVTEFLADAGYEVFGASDGDKGVELFREKSPDLVITDIIMPGKEGIGTLMDIKNQAPDVKAIAISGGGRVVRASDALKDASFFGAEEIIEKPFSCDNLLETVKKVLGESNKS from the coding sequence TTGACCAAAATTCTCGTAATAGATGATGACTCACAGATTCTTGAAATGGTAACCGAATTTCTCGCAGATGCAGGCTATGAAGTGTTCGGAGCCTCTGACGGAGATAAAGGTGTAGAGCTTTTCAGAGAAAAATCGCCGGATTTGGTTATCACCGATATCATAATGCCCGGCAAAGAAGGCATAGGCACGCTGATGGATATAAAAAATCAGGCCCCGGACGTTAAGGCGATAGCTATTTCCGGGGGCGGGAGAGTAGTACGCGCCTCGGATGCCCTGAAAGACGCCAGTTTTTTCGGTGCTGAGGAAATTATCGAAAAGCCGTTTTCCTGCGATAATCTGCTTGAAACAGTTAAGAAAGTTCTGGGAGAAAGCAATAAATCCTGA
- a CDS encoding glycoside hydrolase family 2 TIM barrel-domain containing protein has translation MKISAAKHVFTVIFLLPCFAFAQPYDNPEINREGCEPFHSVITPCADVQEAVSSRYLESERIKLFNGPWKFKMVESKSNIPSGVSNPSFSDSGWDKLPVPSNWQRHGYGLPVYSNHTIGVEPDEVGIYRRECYLEPVDLEERRVMLAFGGARSALHAYVNGEEVGYAEGSYLPIEFDVTEELKPGYNNITVIVYRRSDGIYLENFDHWRLSGLFRDVYLSMRPETYIEDWRVKADAQGSWQVSAKLRNKSGSSCSGLSMNAMLFDKSGKIVEAKRNIRIAEIPAGGEAQAKASAKLGSVKLWSDEKPNLYRTVVELVKEGTTLETIGCNTGFRTVSIEDNQLKLNGRAVEIRGVNRHEWDGEKAQAIGREEMLADIRLMKKSNINAVRTSHYPDDPRFYEICDEFGIMVMDEAGLENHWRNHHENKPEWLGSHMMRIKGVVERDKNHPSVVFWSLGNEFFHGPNVQKMYDWVLEKDPTRAVFNDGRGNKGNNQVGCPSYSNVAELSEAHKTLNQPGIAKEMAHCMGNSLGQLADMWDLFRNPDYPMLQGGFIWDWIDQGWTMTENGRTFWDYGLRCGKTYQSHFCINGIVNPDRSVSAKLLQVKKVYQPISVEPVSPEKGIFKVVNRHRFTPLSEFNGRWKVEENGKVAAKGRLPELSAEPLQTQKISVNLPAVEDEAFITLSFHRKTALPAVPAGHEIAFEQIKISDGEPEKLKEMVLVRFRNSQAQANGLKVKIEGGLPASIEFRGKQVLESPAEISLWRAEIDNDTQNWGKTFEIYAEKWHKAGLPDVDFSLEGSTVLPDGRLSAKGTVGYKQKDYFKTRIIYGLTDSGRLSIDTSLEPLEDIEKFDMRGLPRVGWIMELDKSFVNAQWYGRGPQENYIDRLAAAPVGIYHKRAGEEEETYITPQAYGNRTGLRWLRVFNTDNLGFSAKMYSPESGVFESSLFEFSAIPYSEKQIKEADHTDQLEDGEKVYLHLDYRQAGVGNMPKKRLPEHEVPVKPMDFMFILDFFSE, from the coding sequence ATGAAGATTTCAGCAGCTAAACACGTTTTTACCGTTATTTTCCTGTTACCCTGTTTTGCTTTTGCCCAGCCCTACGACAATCCGGAGATCAACCGCGAGGGCTGCGAGCCGTTTCACTCAGTTATAACGCCCTGCGCGGATGTGCAGGAAGCAGTATCCTCGAGATATCTTGAGTCTGAGAGGATTAAGCTATTTAACGGGCCTTGGAAGTTTAAGATGGTTGAATCGAAATCGAATATCCCTTCCGGCGTATCCAACCCCTCCTTCAGCGACAGCGGCTGGGACAAATTGCCCGTGCCGTCAAACTGGCAAAGACACGGCTACGGCCTTCCTGTATATTCAAACCATACGATCGGAGTAGAGCCTGATGAAGTTGGCATTTACAGAAGGGAATGTTATCTTGAACCGGTGGATCTTGAAGAGCGCAGGGTTATGCTTGCCTTCGGAGGCGCGCGCAGCGCTTTGCATGCTTATGTAAACGGCGAAGAGGTTGGCTATGCTGAGGGTTCTTATTTGCCGATAGAATTCGATGTAACTGAAGAATTAAAGCCGGGCTATAATAATATCACCGTAATCGTTTACAGGCGAAGCGACGGGATATACCTCGAAAATTTCGACCATTGGAGATTGAGCGGGTTGTTCCGCGATGTGTATCTCTCAATGAGACCCGAAACATACATTGAAGACTGGCGGGTTAAGGCAGACGCGCAGGGCAGCTGGCAGGTTTCCGCAAAGCTGAGGAACAAATCGGGCTCGAGCTGCTCTGGACTTTCTATGAACGCAATGCTTTTTGACAAGTCGGGAAAAATTGTTGAGGCGAAAAGGAATATAAGAATTGCTGAAATCCCCGCAGGAGGTGAGGCTCAGGCAAAGGCTTCAGCAAAGCTGGGTTCAGTGAAGCTCTGGTCGGATGAGAAGCCGAATTTATACAGAACAGTTGTAGAGCTGGTAAAAGAAGGCACTACGCTCGAAACCATAGGCTGCAATACTGGTTTTCGCACAGTAAGCATAGAGGATAATCAGCTCAAGCTCAACGGCAGGGCTGTAGAGATAAGAGGCGTAAACCGCCACGAATGGGACGGTGAGAAAGCTCAGGCTATCGGCAGAGAAGAAATGCTCGCTGATATCCGCCTGATGAAGAAAAGCAACATAAACGCAGTGCGGACAAGCCATTACCCAGACGACCCGCGTTTCTACGAGATTTGCGATGAGTTTGGAATTATGGTGATGGATGAGGCAGGCCTTGAGAATCACTGGCGAAACCATCATGAAAACAAGCCCGAATGGCTCGGCTCGCATATGATGAGAATCAAGGGTGTAGTTGAGCGGGATAAGAATCATCCTTCTGTGGTTTTCTGGTCTCTCGGGAATGAATTTTTCCATGGGCCTAACGTTCAAAAGATGTATGACTGGGTCCTCGAAAAAGATCCGACTCGTGCGGTATTTAACGACGGCAGAGGCAATAAAGGAAATAATCAGGTTGGCTGCCCGAGCTACAGCAATGTTGCCGAGCTCTCTGAAGCGCATAAAACCCTGAACCAGCCCGGAATTGCCAAGGAAATGGCGCACTGCATGGGTAATTCGCTCGGTCAGCTTGCGGATATGTGGGATCTTTTCAGGAACCCCGATTATCCAATGCTCCAAGGAGGATTTATCTGGGATTGGATAGACCAGGGCTGGACAATGACAGAAAACGGCCGCACGTTCTGGGATTACGGCCTCCGCTGCGGTAAAACATACCAGTCGCACTTCTGCATCAATGGAATAGTAAATCCAGACCGCTCCGTATCCGCCAAGCTGCTGCAGGTGAAGAAGGTGTATCAGCCCATTTCAGTTGAGCCTGTAAGCCCAGAAAAAGGAATATTTAAAGTGGTCAACCGCCACAGATTTACCCCGCTCTCAGAATTTAACGGCAGATGGAAAGTTGAAGAAAACGGAAAGGTTGCTGCCAAAGGCAGGCTGCCGGAGCTCAGCGCAGAGCCGCTCCAAACTCAAAAGATAAGTGTTAATCTTCCCGCTGTGGAGGATGAGGCGTTTATCACCTTAAGCTTCCATCGCAAAACAGCTCTGCCCGCTGTTCCTGCAGGACACGAAATCGCTTTCGAGCAGATCAAGATAAGCGACGGAGAGCCGGAAAAATTGAAAGAAATGGTTCTTGTTAGGTTCCGGAATTCACAGGCTCAAGCCAATGGACTGAAGGTAAAAATCGAAGGCGGCCTTCCTGCTTCAATTGAATTCAGGGGCAAACAGGTTCTCGAATCGCCGGCAGAGATATCGCTCTGGCGCGCTGAGATCGATAACGACACCCAGAATTGGGGCAAAACGTTCGAAATCTATGCCGAGAAATGGCATAAGGCTGGGCTTCCCGATGTGGATTTCAGTCTTGAAGGGAGCACTGTATTACCCGACGGCAGACTCTCAGCTAAAGGCACTGTCGGCTATAAGCAAAAAGATTACTTCAAAACGCGGATAATTTACGGGCTTACTGATTCCGGCAGGCTCTCTATTGACACTAGCCTCGAGCCTCTCGAAGATATTGAAAAGTTTGATATGCGGGGGCTTCCGAGAGTGGGCTGGATAATGGAGCTTGATAAATCCTTTGTAAATGCTCAGTGGTACGGCCGCGGCCCTCAGGAAAACTATATAGACCGCCTCGCCGCAGCTCCGGTTGGTATTTACCATAAGCGGGCAGGAGAAGAGGAAGAAACCTACATAACCCCGCAGGCATACGGAAACAGAACCGGTTTGCGCTGGCTGAGAGTTTTCAATACCGATAATTTAGGCTTCTCTGCGAAGATGTATTCTCCCGAATCAGGTGTGTTTGAGAGCAGCCTGTTTGAATTTTCAGCTATTCCATACAGCGAGAAGCAAATCAAAGAGGCAGATCATACCGACCAGCTTGAGGATGGCGAAAAGGTTTATCTACACCTTGATTACCGTCAGGCAGGGGTTGGGAATATGCCCAAGAAGCGTCTGCCTGAGCATGAGGTTCCGGTTAAGCCGATGGATTTTATGTTCATATTGGATTTTTTCAGTGAGTAA
- a CDS encoding aldo/keto reductase has translation MTDFNRRNFIKAVGAAGVAGTSYKVYAEPKDKKDCEKKGEEKKSPVLQRTLGKTGLKVPTLAPGIMYNAVNNQSVLLASAMKGANYWDTAHGYAGGNSELGIGKFFERKPELRKKIIIASKASGARDNAGRDDRLQTSFKRMNTDYIDIYYGIHAMSRPEQLTDELKEWAQKAKEEKKIKFFGITTHSNIEECLHACAESGYIDAIMCSYNFKLMQQDKMNKAVEAANKAGIGLVAMKVMARNADIEKDDDKNIASQFLEKGMTPAQAKIKAILSDDRFASACVGMKSVKEFSENLKAVLRDEKLSFSDHQKLGEIAKANCDGYCAGCSEICSKASGNPYIADAMRALMYNDSYGEHEMAVETFSEIPTAYRQQFASADFSAAERACPNNIPITELVSRAADKLA, from the coding sequence ATGACCGATTTTAACAGAAGAAATTTCATCAAGGCAGTTGGCGCTGCCGGCGTGGCTGGTACTTCGTACAAAGTTTACGCTGAGCCGAAAGACAAAAAAGACTGTGAAAAGAAGGGTGAGGAAAAGAAAAGCCCCGTCCTCCAGAGAACTCTGGGCAAAACAGGGCTTAAGGTTCCAACTTTGGCTCCCGGAATTATGTACAATGCCGTGAATAATCAATCCGTGCTGCTGGCCTCTGCAATGAAAGGCGCCAACTATTGGGATACTGCCCATGGATATGCCGGCGGGAACAGCGAGCTTGGCATCGGGAAATTCTTCGAGAGAAAGCCTGAGCTGAGAAAGAAGATTATCATTGCTTCTAAGGCCTCCGGAGCCCGTGATAATGCTGGCAGAGACGACCGCCTTCAAACCTCTTTCAAAAGAATGAACACAGACTACATCGACATCTACTACGGCATCCACGCTATGTCTCGTCCTGAGCAGCTCACAGATGAGCTAAAGGAATGGGCTCAGAAAGCCAAGGAAGAAAAGAAAATTAAATTCTTCGGGATCACTACCCACAGTAATATTGAAGAATGTTTGCACGCCTGTGCTGAGAGCGGGTACATCGATGCGATTATGTGCAGCTACAACTTCAAGCTGATGCAGCAGGATAAGATGAATAAGGCTGTTGAGGCTGCTAATAAGGCCGGAATTGGGCTTGTGGCAATGAAGGTAATGGCGAGAAACGCAGATATAGAGAAAGACGACGACAAGAATATAGCCTCTCAGTTCCTCGAAAAGGGAATGACCCCGGCACAGGCTAAAATAAAGGCTATCCTTTCAGACGACCGCTTCGCGTCTGCCTGCGTTGGAATGAAGAGTGTGAAAGAGTTCAGCGAGAATCTCAAGGCTGTGCTCAGAGATGAAAAGCTCTCTTTCAGCGACCATCAAAAGCTCGGCGAAATCGCCAAAGCCAATTGCGACGGCTACTGCGCAGGCTGCTCTGAGATTTGCTCCAAGGCCTCAGGCAATCCGTATATCGCTGATGCAATGCGGGCTTTGATGTATAACGACAGCTACGGCGAGCACGAGATGGCTGTAGAGACCTTCAGCGAGATTCCGACGGCTTACAGGCAGCAGTTTGCATCCGCAGATTTTTCCGCAGCCGAAAGGGCCTGCCCGAATAACATTCCGATAACAGAGCTCGTAAGCAGGGCGGCTGATAAGCTTGCTTGA